In the Salinirubrum litoreum genome, one interval contains:
- a CDS encoding 50S ribosomal protein L3 → MPQPSRPRKGSMGYGPRTRADDEVPRFRSWPDDDGSPALQGFAGYKAGMTHVVLVNDESNSPREGMEESVPVTVVETPPMRAVALRAYEQTAYGSKPVTEVWTDEFHEELDRTLDLPAEDSFADDADDLRAALEAGEVDDLRVITHTVPASVGNVPKKKPDVMETRVGGGSLQERADFALDLVEDGGEHAMSDVFRAGEYLDVSGITKGKGTQGPVKRWGVQKRKGKHARQGWRRRIGNLGPWNPSRVRSTVPQQGQTGYHQRTELNKRLIDFGDGDEPSVDGGFVNYGEIDGPYALVKGSLPGPNKRLLRFRPAIRPNDQPRLDPEVRYVSTASNQG, encoded by the coding sequence ATGCCACAACCAAGCAGACCACGCAAAGGCTCGATGGGCTACGGCCCGCGAACGCGTGCGGACGACGAAGTCCCGCGCTTCCGTTCGTGGCCCGACGACGACGGGTCACCAGCACTGCAGGGGTTCGCCGGCTACAAGGCCGGGATGACCCACGTCGTGCTGGTCAACGACGAATCCAACTCCCCGCGCGAGGGGATGGAGGAGTCGGTCCCCGTCACGGTCGTCGAGACGCCCCCGATGCGGGCAGTCGCCCTGCGGGCCTACGAACAGACGGCGTACGGATCGAAGCCGGTCACCGAGGTCTGGACGGACGAGTTCCACGAGGAACTCGACCGGACGCTCGACCTCCCGGCCGAAGACAGCTTCGCGGACGACGCAGACGACCTCCGTGCCGCCCTCGAGGCGGGCGAGGTCGACGACCTCCGGGTCATCACCCACACGGTGCCCGCGAGCGTCGGCAACGTCCCGAAGAAGAAGCCCGACGTGATGGAGACGCGCGTCGGCGGCGGTAGCCTGCAGGAACGCGCCGACTTCGCGCTCGACCTCGTCGAAGACGGGGGCGAACACGCGATGAGCGACGTGTTCCGTGCGGGCGAGTATCTGGACGTGTCCGGGATCACGAAAGGGAAGGGTACCCAAGGTCCCGTCAAGCGATGGGGCGTCCAGAAGCGGAAGGGCAAACACGCCCGACAGGGGTGGCGGCGACGCATCGGGAACCTCGGCCCGTGGAATCCGAGCCGAGTGCGCTCGACCGTGCCCCAGCAGGGACAGACCGGCTACCACCAGCGAACCGAACTCAACAAGCGCCTGATCGACTTCGGCGACGGCGACGAGCCGTCGGTCGACGGCGGGTTCGTCAACTACGGCGAGATCGACGGCCCGTACGCCTTGGTGAAGGGTTCGCTGCCGGGACCGAACAAGCGGCTCCTGCGGTTCCGCCCGGCCATCCGGCCGAACGACCAGCCGCGCCTCGACCCCGAGGTGCGCTACGTCTCGACCGCATCGAACCAGGGATAA
- a CDS encoding 30S ribosomal protein S17: MALGLNVTEPEEACSDENCPFHGSLSVRGQTLEGRVASTDMTKTVIVEREYDVRVPKYDRYMKRRSRIPAHAPPCVELAEGDTVRIAETRPLSKTKSHVVVERVAGGDE, encoded by the coding sequence ATGGCGCTAGGACTGAACGTAACGGAACCGGAGGAGGCCTGCTCCGACGAGAACTGTCCGTTCCACGGATCGCTTTCCGTGCGAGGACAGACGCTCGAAGGCAGAGTCGCCTCCACAGACATGACAAAGACCGTCATCGTGGAACGCGAATACGACGTTCGCGTCCCGAAGTACGACCGCTACATGAAGCGGCGTAGTCGCATCCCCGCCCACGCCCCACCCTGTGTGGAGCTGGCGGAGGGCGACACGGTTCGTATCGCAGAGACACGACCGCTCTCGAAGACCAAGTCCCACGTCGTGGTGGAACGAGTCGCGGGAGGTGACGAGTGA
- a CDS encoding 30S ribosomal protein S14 yields MSESETGEHASQRTGDQHECQRCARKQGLVGKYDIWLCRQCFREIAPKMGFKKYR; encoded by the coding sequence ATGAGTGAATCAGAGACGGGCGAACACGCGAGCCAGCGCACTGGTGACCAGCACGAGTGTCAGCGCTGTGCCCGGAAGCAAGGACTCGTCGGCAAGTACGACATCTGGCTGTGCCGACAGTGCTTCCGAGAGATCGCCCCGAAGATGGGCTTCAAGAAGTATCGATAA
- a CDS encoding 30S ribosomal protein S4e, which yields MSNHQKRLSAPNSWPIERKGETFTVKSGAGPHGQEGVPLIILLRDVLGYVDSKKEARYALNEGSVLINGQPISDESRPVGMFDILAFTERDEYYRIFPDQGGRLALTPIDADAADSRLAKIVGKQHVKGGAVQLQFHDGSNLRVGEDDDYDTKDSLVIDNDTKEVVAHFAYEEGALVTAVDGEHAGEIGEIAEITVTPSSGPNIVRVEQDDGEFETVEDYVVVIDENFTGGGDDE from the coding sequence ATGAGTAACCATCAGAAACGACTCTCGGCCCCGAACTCGTGGCCGATCGAACGCAAAGGCGAGACGTTCACGGTGAAGTCCGGTGCCGGCCCGCACGGCCAGGAGGGGGTCCCCCTCATCATCCTGCTGCGGGACGTGCTGGGCTACGTCGACTCGAAGAAGGAGGCGCGCTACGCGCTCAACGAGGGGAGCGTCCTGATCAACGGCCAGCCGATCAGCGACGAGTCCCGCCCAGTGGGGATGTTCGACATCCTCGCCTTCACCGAGCGCGACGAGTACTACCGCATCTTCCCCGACCAGGGCGGTCGGCTGGCGCTGACCCCCATCGACGCCGACGCCGCAGACAGTCGGCTGGCGAAGATCGTCGGCAAGCAGCACGTCAAGGGCGGAGCGGTCCAGCTCCAGTTCCACGACGGCTCGAACCTCCGCGTCGGCGAGGACGACGACTACGACACGAAGGACTCGCTCGTCATCGACAACGACACGAAGGAGGTCGTCGCGCACTTCGCCTACGAGGAGGGTGCGCTGGTGACCGCCGTCGACGGCGAACACGCCGGCGAGATCGGCGAGATCGCGGAGATCACCGTCACGCCGTCGAGCGGTCCGAACATCGTCCGCGTCGAACAGGACGACGGCGAGTTCGAGACGGTCGAGGACTACGTCGTCGTGATCGACGAGAACTTCACCGGCGGAGGTGACGACGAATGA
- a CDS encoding 50S ribosomal protein L14, producing MEALKADVTRGLGRESLITCADNTGARELKVISVAGYSGTKNRQPKAGIGDKVTVSVTKGTPEMRRQVLEAVIVRQRKSIRRPDGQRLKFEDNAAVIIDDVEEPRGSEIKGPIAREVAERFGSIASTATMIV from the coding sequence ATGGAGGCGCTGAAAGCCGACGTCACCCGTGGCCTGGGCCGCGAGTCGCTCATCACGTGTGCGGACAACACCGGCGCGCGCGAGCTGAAGGTTATCAGCGTCGCGGGCTACTCCGGCACCAAGAACCGACAGCCCAAGGCGGGCATCGGTGACAAGGTGACCGTCTCCGTCACGAAGGGGACGCCGGAGATGCGCCGTCAGGTCCTCGAAGCCGTGATCGTCCGCCAGCGGAAGTCGATCCGCCGACCGGACGGCCAGCGGCTGAAGTTCGAGGACAACGCCGCCGTCATCATCGACGACGTGGAAGAACCGCGAGGGAGCGAGATCAAAGGCCCCATCGCGCGCGAGGTCGCCGAGCGGTTCGGTAGCATCGCGAGCACGGCAACGATGATCGTATAG
- a CDS encoding 30S ribosomal protein S8 produces MAGNDPLSNALSGVNNAESVGHLAHTVQPASNLIGNVLEVFYDRGYVDGFEFVDDGKAGQFEVELKGAINECGAVKPRYSATADEYEKWEKRYLPARDYGALVVTTSHGVMSHYEAREAGIGGQIIAYVY; encoded by the coding sequence ATGGCAGGCAACGACCCACTATCCAACGCGCTCTCCGGTGTGAACAACGCCGAGAGTGTCGGGCATCTCGCCCACACGGTCCAGCCCGCCTCGAACCTGATCGGCAACGTGCTGGAGGTGTTCTACGACCGGGGCTACGTCGACGGCTTCGAGTTCGTAGACGACGGCAAGGCCGGCCAGTTCGAGGTCGAACTGAAAGGCGCCATCAACGAGTGCGGCGCGGTGAAGCCGCGCTACTCGGCGACTGCCGACGAGTACGAGAAGTGGGAGAAGCGCTATCTCCCGGCCCGCGACTACGGGGCCCTCGTCGTCACGACCAGCCACGGCGTCATGAGCCACTACGAGGCCCGCGAAGCGGGCATCGGTGGTCAGATAATCGCATACGTGTACTAA
- a CDS encoding 30S ribosomal protein S19 — protein sequence MSSEYRTGREGEFTYRGYTLDELQDMERDEVVELLPARQRRTIERGLTVEHEKLLEKIADATAEETANDPIRTHLRDTPILPEFVGLTFSVYQGQEFQRVEIQPEMIGHYLGEFQLTRTSVEHGQAGIGATRSSKFVPLK from the coding sequence ATGAGTTCCGAGTACCGAACCGGCCGCGAGGGTGAGTTCACCTACCGTGGCTACACGCTCGACGAGTTGCAGGACATGGAGCGAGACGAGGTCGTGGAACTGCTGCCCGCACGCCAGCGGCGAACCATCGAACGAGGACTCACGGTCGAACACGAGAAGCTCCTCGAGAAGATCGCGGACGCGACCGCCGAGGAGACGGCCAACGACCCGATCCGCACGCATCTGCGTGACACGCCGATCCTGCCGGAGTTCGTCGGCCTGACCTTCTCGGTGTACCAGGGACAGGAGTTCCAGCGCGTCGAGATCCAGCCCGAGATGATCGGACACTACCTCGGCGAGTTCCAACTGACCCGAACGTCGGTCGAACACGGACAGGCGGGCATCGGCGCGACCCGGTCCTCGAAGTTCGTGCCACTCAAGTAA
- the rpmC gene encoding 50S ribosomal protein L29: MAILYTEEIRDMTPAERQAELEELETELLNAKAVQAAGGAPENPGRVGELKKTIARIKTIQREEDDLDDE, translated from the coding sequence ATGGCGATCCTCTACACCGAAGAGATCCGCGACATGACGCCCGCCGAACGGCAGGCAGAACTCGAGGAACTCGAGACGGAACTGCTGAACGCGAAGGCAGTGCAGGCCGCCGGTGGCGCGCCGGAGAACCCCGGTCGCGTCGGCGAGCTGAAGAAGACGATCGCGCGGATCAAGACGATCCAGCGCGAAGAAGACGATCTCGACGACGAGTAA
- a CDS encoding RNA methyltransferase, translating to MTLSVLVPSSLVREAEDKREATRKLGYVARAATVFRADRLCVFPDREGEGRWGGGFVDTVLRYAATPPYLRKEAWGVRDELEYVGVLPPLRALTETGSDPEGSELRQGIVTEVGPDGRVRVNCGLQHPISLFAPDGVEVGERVTIRVSSREPVRARIVDGDPPGFVVERVDLPEALGREGAGVRIATSRHGQELSVSRLATLAGRADRDMTVAFGSPERGLPEILDVSVEDVTAHRPRWDGAENVEPGPAGFDLWLNTIPRQGSGVVRTEEAMFASLASLTLTE from the coding sequence ATGACACTCAGCGTACTCGTGCCGTCGTCCCTCGTCCGAGAAGCCGAAGACAAGCGGGAGGCGACCCGCAAACTCGGCTACGTCGCCCGCGCGGCGACGGTGTTTCGGGCGGATCGCCTCTGTGTCTTCCCGGACCGGGAAGGCGAGGGTCGGTGGGGCGGCGGGTTCGTCGACACCGTCTTGCGGTACGCCGCGACGCCGCCGTACCTCCGAAAGGAGGCGTGGGGCGTCCGGGACGAACTGGAGTACGTCGGTGTCTTGCCGCCGCTCCGCGCGCTCACGGAGACCGGTTCCGATCCGGAGGGATCGGAGCTGAGACAGGGAATCGTGACCGAGGTCGGACCTGACGGCCGCGTTCGGGTCAATTGCGGACTGCAACACCCGATCTCCCTCTTCGCCCCCGACGGGGTCGAGGTGGGGGAGCGCGTCACCATCAGGGTCTCTTCGAGAGAACCGGTCCGCGCGCGAATCGTGGACGGCGACCCCCCGGGGTTCGTCGTCGAACGCGTGGACCTCCCGGAAGCACTCGGCCGTGAGGGTGCCGGTGTGCGGATCGCCACGTCGCGACACGGGCAGGAACTGTCCGTCTCGCGGCTGGCGACACTGGCCGGCCGGGCCGACCGCGACATGACAGTCGCGTTCGGGTCGCCCGAGAGAGGGCTTCCGGAGATCCTCGACGTGTCAGTCGAGGACGTGACCGCCCACCGACCGCGGTGGGACGGAGCCGAGAACGTCGAACCCGGTCCTGCGGGGTTCGACCTCTGGCTGAATACGATTCCGCGACAGGGAAGCGGGGTGGTGCGAACGGAGGAAGCGATGTTCGCGTCGCTCGCGTCCCTGACACTCACGGAGTGA
- the rplX gene encoding 50S ribosomal protein L24, whose protein sequence is MTRQPRKQRNRTESASLHERQKQVRATLSDDLREEYGQRNVRVNAGDTVEVLRGDHAGEEGEVLKVDLKAAVIHVEDVTVEKADGEETPRPLDTSNVRVTELELEDDRRTARLEGDDE, encoded by the coding sequence ATGACACGACAACCACGCAAACAGCGAAACCGAACGGAGTCCGCGTCGCTCCACGAGCGGCAGAAACAGGTGCGGGCCACGCTGTCCGACGACCTCCGCGAGGAGTACGGCCAGCGTAACGTCCGCGTCAACGCGGGCGACACCGTCGAGGTCCTCCGCGGCGACCACGCCGGGGAGGAGGGCGAAGTGCTGAAGGTCGACCTCAAGGCCGCCGTCATCCACGTCGAAGACGTGACCGTCGAGAAGGCGGACGGCGAGGAGACCCCCCGACCCCTCGACACGAGCAACGTCCGCGTGACCGAGCTCGAGCTCGAAGACGACCGCCGCACGGCGCGACTGGAGGGTGACGATGAGTAA
- a CDS encoding 50S ribosomal protein L22: protein MGINYSVETDPDTTAKAMLRDRSVSLKHSKAVARAIKGETVADAEAYLHAVIDGERSVPFRQHNSGMGHRSDIDGWDAGRYPEKASKEMLKLIENAKNNADEQGFDGESMEIMHVAAHKVGERQGRKPRAMGRADPWNTTLCDIELVLEEVEE from the coding sequence ATGGGAATCAACTACAGCGTCGAGACCGACCCGGACACGACCGCGAAAGCGATGCTCCGAGATCGGTCCGTGAGTCTGAAGCACAGCAAGGCCGTGGCCCGCGCGATCAAGGGCGAGACGGTCGCCGACGCGGAGGCGTACCTCCACGCGGTGATCGACGGCGAGCGTTCGGTTCCGTTCCGACAGCACAACAGCGGGATGGGCCACCGGAGCGACATCGACGGCTGGGACGCCGGTCGCTACCCGGAGAAGGCATCCAAGGAGATGCTGAAGCTCATCGAGAACGCCAAGAACAACGCCGACGAGCAGGGCTTCGACGGCGAGTCGATGGAGATCATGCACGTCGCCGCCCACAAGGTCGGCGAGCGGCAGGGTCGCAAACCCCGCGCGATGGGGCGGGCCGACCCGTGGAACACTACGCTCTGTGACATCGAACTCGTACTCGAGGAGGTCGAGGAATAA
- a CDS encoding ribonuclease P protein component 1: MPITPETLTRHELNGLRVEVVDASNPDLVGIAGRVVIETRGTLHVDDGTRVRQVQKQGATFQFALPGDDRKSATAGPVAAREYTDERAGVRPARTDDRSGMHPERTDEAAGDRKVAGGASKRESETSAVRRRQSGSPGGSSETGVDTESALASEDCEGATYVTVDGARLLSRPARRTETTGDSKWR; encoded by the coding sequence ATGCCGATCACACCCGAGACCCTCACACGACACGAACTCAACGGCCTCCGAGTGGAGGTCGTCGACGCCAGCAACCCCGACCTCGTCGGGATAGCTGGGCGTGTCGTGATCGAGACGCGTGGGACGCTCCACGTGGACGACGGGACTCGGGTGCGGCAGGTGCAAAAGCAGGGCGCGACGTTCCAGTTCGCCCTGCCGGGTGACGACAGGAAGTCGGCGACCGCTGGGCCGGTCGCCGCGCGCGAGTACACAGATGAACGCGCCGGCGTCAGGCCGGCGCGCACAGATGATCGCTCCGGGATGCACCCGGAGCGCACAGATGAAGCCGCCGGTGACCGCAAGGTCGCCGGGGGCGCGTCCAAACGGGAGTCGGAAACTTCGGCGGTCCGCCGCCGGCAGTCTGGCTCGCCGGGAGGCTCCTCGGAGACCGGTGTCGACACGGAGTCGGCGCTGGCCTCGGAGGACTGCGAGGGCGCGACCTACGTTACGGTGGATGGCGCACGACTGCTCTCACGACCCGCCCGACGCACCGAAACAACTGGTGATTCGAAATGGCGCTAG
- a CDS encoding mechanosensitive ion channel family protein, which yields MVANHYGVLLQQGFPTTVGELLARYGDALVSFAVTVVIFVVSFLVLYLVGRPVLVRVTRRALGARDFSPAVVSLAASIAGVFALVGAFGLAAAVAGFGAVLAAFATLTGALALAVGFAAQDLIANFVAGVFILKDEPFEVGDYIEWSGNGGIVREIQLRVTKLDTFQNEQLTVPNADLASAVVKNPVANDTRRVDVEFGIEYDADVDRARSIILDAAAAVDGVLDDPEPAVPVTALGDSAVVLTARVWIDPAETGAGGVTHALLEDVKARFDAEGVGMPYPYTELTGTIGVESLDSVSGAEPADD from the coding sequence ATGGTAGCGAACCACTACGGTGTCCTGCTCCAGCAAGGCTTCCCGACCACGGTCGGCGAACTCCTCGCCCGGTACGGCGACGCACTCGTCTCGTTCGCGGTGACGGTCGTGATCTTCGTCGTCTCGTTTCTCGTGTTGTACCTCGTCGGCCGGCCGGTCCTGGTCCGCGTGACGAGACGCGCGCTCGGTGCCCGCGACTTCTCACCGGCGGTCGTCAGTCTCGCGGCCAGCATCGCCGGGGTGTTCGCACTCGTCGGCGCGTTCGGTCTCGCGGCGGCGGTGGCCGGCTTCGGTGCCGTTCTCGCCGCCTTCGCCACGCTCACCGGCGCACTCGCGCTGGCGGTCGGCTTCGCCGCACAGGACCTCATCGCCAACTTCGTCGCCGGCGTCTTCATCCTGAAAGACGAGCCGTTCGAGGTGGGCGACTACATCGAGTGGAGCGGCAACGGCGGCATCGTCCGGGAGATTCAGCTCCGGGTGACGAAGCTCGACACCTTCCAGAACGAACAGCTGACGGTCCCGAACGCGGACCTCGCGAGCGCGGTCGTGAAGAACCCCGTCGCCAACGACACCCGGCGGGTCGACGTCGAGTTCGGCATCGAGTACGACGCCGACGTCGACCGCGCCCGGTCGATCATCCTCGACGCGGCCGCCGCTGTCGACGGTGTCCTCGACGACCCCGAGCCGGCAGTGCCGGTCACCGCGCTGGGCGACTCGGCGGTCGTTCTCACGGCTCGGGTGTGGATCGACCCGGCAGAGACGGGCGCGGGCGGCGTGACCCACGCGCTCTTGGAGGACGTGAAGGCTCGCTTCGACGCCGAGGGCGTCGGGATGCCGTACCCGTACACCGAACTCACCGGGACCATCGGCGTCGAGTCGCTCGACTCGGTGTCGGGCGCGGAACCGGCAGACGACTGA
- a CDS encoding 50S ribosomal protein L6 — MSRIELEIPEDVSAEVDHLDLTVSGPNGEVTRRLWYPDVSVSVEDDHVVIASDTEDAKTTATMGTFESHVENMFHGVTEGWSYQMEVFYAHFPMQVNVEGDEVVINNFLGEKAPRRTQIRGDTEVQVDGEEVTLSGPDKEAVGQTAADIEQLTRVTDKDTRVFQDGVYITEKPKGGA; from the coding sequence ATGAGTCGAATCGAACTCGAAATTCCGGAAGACGTGTCCGCCGAGGTCGACCACCTCGACCTGACAGTCTCGGGTCCCAACGGCGAGGTCACTCGCCGCCTGTGGTACCCGGACGTGTCGGTGTCGGTGGAAGACGACCACGTCGTCATCGCCTCCGACACGGAGGACGCGAAGACGACGGCGACGATGGGCACCTTCGAGAGCCACGTGGAGAACATGTTCCACGGGGTCACCGAAGGCTGGTCCTACCAGATGGAGGTCTTCTACGCTCACTTCCCGATGCAGGTGAACGTGGAGGGTGACGAGGTCGTCATCAACAACTTCCTCGGCGAGAAGGCCCCGCGACGAACGCAGATCCGGGGCGACACGGAGGTACAGGTCGACGGCGAGGAGGTCACCCTCAGCGGCCCCGACAAGGAGGCCGTGGGCCAGACCGCCGCCGACATCGAACAGTTGACGCGCGTGACCGACAAGGACACCCGCGTCTTCCAGGACGGCGTCTACATCACAGAGAAGCCGAAAGGAGGTGCCTAG
- a CDS encoding 50S ribosomal protein L23: MSVIEHPLVTEKAMNQMDFDNKLQFIVHMDATKPEIASEVEERYEVGVVKVNTQVTAKGRKKATVRLGEDDDAQEVASRIGVF, encoded by the coding sequence ATGAGCGTCATCGAGCATCCCCTCGTCACGGAGAAGGCGATGAACCAGATGGACTTCGACAACAAGCTCCAGTTCATCGTCCACATGGACGCCACGAAACCCGAGATCGCCTCGGAGGTCGAAGAGCGCTACGAGGTCGGCGTCGTCAAGGTGAACACGCAGGTCACCGCGAAGGGTCGGAAGAAAGCAACCGTCAGACTCGGAGAGGACGACGACGCACAGGAAGTCGCCTCCCGAATCGGGGTGTTCTGA
- the rpl4p gene encoding 50S ribosomal protein L4, producing the protein MNATVRDLNGEESGTVDLPEVFETAYRPDLIRRAVLAAQANRKQAYGADEYAGMRTPAESMGSGRGMAHVPRENGQGARVPQTVGGRKAHPPKAEKEQGKSINKKERQLAIRSAIAATANPELVAERGHQFDDDLDLPLVVSDEFEDLLKTQEVVSFLDAVGVHGDIERSENNRKVKAGQGKLRGRKYKRPKSILFVTSEEPSKAARNLAGADVVTASEVNAEDLAPGTHAGRLTVFTESALEEVAGR; encoded by the coding sequence ATGAACGCTACAGTACGCGACCTGAACGGCGAGGAGTCGGGCACCGTCGACCTGCCCGAGGTCTTCGAGACGGCCTACCGGCCGGACCTCATTCGACGGGCCGTGCTCGCCGCACAGGCAAACCGGAAACAGGCCTACGGTGCCGACGAGTACGCCGGCATGCGGACGCCGGCAGAGTCGATGGGCAGCGGTCGCGGGATGGCCCACGTCCCCCGTGAGAACGGACAGGGCGCGCGGGTCCCCCAGACCGTCGGTGGGCGCAAGGCCCACCCGCCGAAAGCCGAGAAGGAACAGGGCAAGTCGATCAACAAGAAGGAGCGCCAACTGGCGATTCGGTCGGCCATCGCGGCCACCGCGAACCCGGAACTGGTCGCCGAGCGCGGCCACCAGTTCGACGACGACCTCGACCTCCCGCTCGTCGTGAGCGACGAGTTCGAGGACCTGCTGAAGACGCAGGAGGTCGTCTCGTTCCTCGACGCAGTCGGTGTCCACGGCGACATCGAGCGCTCCGAGAACAACCGCAAGGTGAAGGCCGGACAGGGGAAGCTCCGCGGTCGCAAGTACAAACGACCGAAGTCGATCCTGTTCGTCACCAGCGAGGAGCCGTCGAAGGCGGCGCGGAACCTCGCCGGTGCCGACGTGGTGACCGCGAGCGAGGTCAACGCGGAGGACCTCGCGCCCGGCACGCACGCGGGACGACTGACCGTCTTCACCGAGTCCGCCCTCGAGGAGGTGGCTGGCCGATGA
- a CDS encoding 50S ribosomal protein L5: protein MSEAQFHEMREPRIEKVVVHMGVGEGGRELQKAEDILEAVTGQESVRTTSGRAGQDFGVRKGTPVGAKVTLRGEDAHEFLQTALEFTPLSARQFDENGNFSFGVEEHTDFPSQEYDPQIGIYGLDVTVNLVRPGYRVAKRDQVTRSIPSSHRLTAADAVAFVESTFGVTVEDDNE from the coding sequence ATGAGCGAGGCACAGTTCCACGAGATGCGCGAACCGCGCATCGAGAAGGTCGTCGTCCACATGGGCGTCGGCGAAGGTGGGCGCGAACTCCAGAAGGCCGAGGACATCCTCGAAGCCGTCACCGGCCAGGAGAGCGTCCGGACCACGTCCGGCCGCGCAGGCCAGGACTTCGGCGTCCGGAAGGGCACGCCCGTCGGCGCGAAGGTCACCCTTCGCGGCGAGGACGCCCACGAGTTCCTCCAGACGGCACTGGAGTTCACGCCGCTGTCGGCGCGCCAGTTCGACGAGAACGGCAACTTCAGCTTCGGCGTCGAGGAACACACCGACTTCCCGAGTCAGGAGTACGACCCGCAGATCGGGATCTACGGGCTGGACGTGACGGTCAACCTCGTCCGGCCGGGCTACCGCGTCGCGAAGCGCGACCAGGTGACCCGCTCGATCCCGTCGAGCCACCGACTGACCGCAGCCGACGCCGTCGCGTTCGTCGAATCGACGTTCGGCGTCACAGTGGAGGACGACAATGAGTGA
- a CDS encoding 30S ribosomal protein S3: protein MADEHQFIEDGLQRSQIDEFFADELGRAGYGGMDVAKTPMGTQIVLKAEKPGMVIGKGGKNIRKVTKELEDRFNLDDPQIDVQEVDEPDLNAQIVADRLANALERGWYFRKAGHTTIDRIMDAGALGAEIVLSGKVTGARSRVEKFNRGYIKHNGEPAQSVVDRGKGVAVMKLGTIGVDVKIIPPGAELPDDFEIHEDVEVEAVEQETAPEGGVEDLLEEEPEEVPDVSDEEPTEDGPEFGGEPDDVIDEEVVEEVVEQTGETPVAAEEEVDTPDAADIEEELDELDEEVEAEAADLIAEMEDDEDEEDQ from the coding sequence ATGGCTGACGAACACCAGTTCATCGAGGACGGGCTTCAGCGCTCCCAGATCGACGAGTTCTTCGCCGACGAACTCGGTCGCGCCGGCTACGGCGGGATGGACGTCGCGAAGACGCCGATGGGAACCCAGATCGTCCTGAAGGCCGAGAAGCCCGGCATGGTGATCGGCAAGGGCGGGAAGAACATCCGGAAGGTCACGAAGGAGCTCGAAGACCGCTTCAACCTCGACGACCCCCAGATCGACGTGCAGGAGGTCGACGAGCCGGACCTGAACGCCCAGATCGTCGCCGACCGACTGGCCAACGCACTGGAGCGTGGCTGGTACTTCCGGAAGGCGGGTCACACGACCATCGACCGCATCATGGACGCCGGCGCGCTCGGTGCCGAGATCGTCCTGAGCGGGAAGGTCACGGGGGCGCGCTCGCGCGTGGAGAAGTTCAACCGTGGCTACATCAAGCACAACGGCGAGCCGGCCCAGTCCGTCGTGGACCGCGGCAAGGGCGTCGCCGTGATGAAGCTCGGCACCATCGGTGTCGACGTGAAGATCATCCCGCCGGGTGCGGAGCTGCCCGACGACTTCGAGATCCACGAGGACGTGGAAGTCGAGGCCGTCGAGCAGGAGACCGCCCCGGAGGGTGGCGTCGAGGACCTGCTCGAGGAGGAACCGGAGGAGGTTCCGGACGTCTCCGACGAGGAGCCGACCGAGGACGGCCCCGAGTTCGGCGGCGAGCCGGACGACGTGATCGACGAGGAGGTCGTCGAGGAGGTCGTCGAGCAGACCGGCGAGACGCCGGTCGCCGCCGAGGAGGAGGTCGACACCCCCGACGCCGCCGACATCGAGGAGGAACTGGACGAACTCGACGAGGAGGTCGAGGCGGAAGCCGCCGACCTGATCGCCGAGATGGAAGACGACGAAGACGAGGAGGACCAGTAG